The Syntrophorhabdaceae bacterium genome includes a region encoding these proteins:
- the plsX gene encoding phosphate acyltransferase PlsX, translating to MIKIAVDGMGGDYAPAVVVRGAESVARDNIAEIVLVGDENAIKPLLKGSNGIEVVHTPVYVEMKESPSSALRKKRESSINKALELLKSGKVQAAVTAGNSGAAMAFAIFTLGRIGYVDRPAIATLHPNMKNSLSILLDAGGNVDCKPVHLAQFAVMGDAFARCVLGVEKPTIGLLSNGEEENKGNELTREAHALIKGLDLNYIGYVEGTDMHNGRADVVVSDGFVGNVALKITEGVAESLMAFFSDAIKKNMKARMGYLLMKDVFDELKRRMDPSEYGGAPLLGVDGVCIICHGKSDEKAIRNAVLLAKKFVENGLNESIKETLWKVTDQYGG from the coding sequence ATGATAAAGATAGCGGTGGATGGAATGGGGGGAGACTATGCACCCGCTGTAGTTGTCAGAGGTGCGGAGTCTGTAGCAAGGGATAATATTGCGGAGATCGTTCTTGTCGGGGATGAGAATGCAATAAAACCGCTGTTAAAGGGTTCGAACGGCATCGAGGTGGTTCACACGCCGGTTTACGTGGAGATGAAGGAATCACCATCATCAGCCCTGAGAAAAAAAAGAGAATCTTCGATCAATAAGGCACTTGAGCTTTTGAAGTCAGGAAAGGTGCAGGCGGCAGTTACCGCTGGCAATTCCGGCGCCGCAATGGCCTTTGCGATCTTTACCCTTGGAAGGATAGGGTATGTGGACCGGCCGGCCATTGCTACACTGCATCCGAATATGAAAAACAGCTTATCGATCCTTCTGGACGCCGGCGGAAACGTTGACTGCAAGCCTGTTCATCTTGCTCAATTTGCCGTGATGGGAGACGCCTTCGCGCGTTGCGTTCTCGGGGTAGAGAAACCGACGATCGGCCTTTTAAGCAATGGTGAGGAAGAGAACAAAGGGAATGAGCTGACGAGAGAGGCACACGCGCTGATCAAGGGCCTGGACCTCAACTATATCGGATACGTCGAAGGCACTGACATGCATAACGGCAGGGCAGACGTTGTGGTAAGTGATGGTTTTGTGGGGAATGTTGCACTGAAGATTACTGAAGGGGTAGCAGAATCACTGATGGCCTTCTTCAGCGATGCCATAAAAAAAAATATGAAGGCAAGGATGGGCTACCTTCTTATGAAAGACGTATTTGATGAGCTCAAGAGGAGGATGGACCCTTCTGAATACGGCGGCGCCCCGCTTTTGGGTGTTGACGGGGTGTGTATTATATGCCACGGCAAATCGGACGAAAAGGCTATACGGAATGCCGTTCTCCTTGCAAAGAAGTTCGTGGAGAACGGGCTGAACGAAT
- the rpmF gene encoding 50S ribosomal protein L32, with amino-acid sequence MAVPKRKTSKTKRDKRRTHYKAQPVNVVLCPNCKEPKLPHIVCPKCGTYKGKKFLDVEEL; translated from the coding sequence ATGGCTGTTCCAAAAAGGAAGACGTCAAAGACAAAAAGAGATAAGAGAAGGACACACTACAAAGCACAACCTGTCAATGTAGTGCTCTGCCCGAACTGTAAAGAACCCAAACTGCCTCACATTGTTTGCCCCAAATGCGGTACATACAAGGGCAAAAAGTTTTTAGACGTTGAGGAACTCTAA